ATTCAGCGTACAAGCTGTCTATAAATAATCGTGGTTCATCTGCATTTAGATTGATACCGATCGTTCTCCGTGGCGCCATTAAATTGTTCAGTTGTTCAGTGGTTTTCACGAAGCCCCACAGGCGAGTACACGTCTGTCTTCGATTAGAAAATCTCGAGCCGGAGCTTCATTTCGGTTCTCTGAAagataaagaatatattaataacgcATAATCGATAAATACACCGGGTTTCTGTAGACAAATGCTGTTTAAAGCAATGCAATTTTGTTGAACAAAGGCAATAAGATTTTCTGACGAAATGATATAGTATCGTAgtcaaaaaataaatctttattgTGTACTATTTTTATGCTATTTCTAGCGTATAGaataagagaaagaagagacagcacgttatttaaaaaatatttcacggtCAAAAAAAccgaaaattgaaagaaaacatTCTCGACTTACCATAAACAATCTCGAAGAACTTCACGATCTCAAGGAGTCACCAATTTAATGGTAGTTAATCGTTTACGAtgttacataatataattgtCGATCGAAAAATTCCACACTATCGTTTGCTGCAATTACCTTTCATCTTAGAGATCGACATAGAAAGAAACTAAACCAGAAAGAGGAAAACCTTTGTATCTCTGCCAAGATTTGCTGGTTTcctttcgaaaaataaaaataatcgaatcgTTCGTGGAATCCTTCGACTCTTTGTGAGAGAGCTTTCAGTAAATCGGCACGTGGAACGACAAGCAATTGCAATGATACTTGCGTTTTCTGTTTGCAGGATGGTATTGGACCCCAAGGTCACGAGTCTGCACAGTGATTACGGAAGCTTCGATCGACCATTGGGCGCCGGAGAGGGCCACGAGAGGGACGTCGAGGCGACGGTTGATGGAAGTAGCAACGGAATGGCACAATCGAGCGACGTTTATCAACGGCAGCCATTATTACCTGGTGCACCGACCAAGGGCAAGGATAAGTGGTCCGGGGTGGCATCTGGTTCCGACTATTACGTGGATGACGAGGACGAGAAGATCGACAGTCTCAGCCGGCATCCTGGCATACCAAATGGCTCCGGAAATGGCATCGTTAAGCTTGACATACCCGCGCCTCTTCGGGAGGAGCCCCGTTTTCCTAAAGAGAAGTGGAAAACGTTTCTTGGTAAGGATAAACTCAGAAGCTTTCCTACACTTTCCATTTACATAGTCTGGCACACGTGTCGAACATATGTCTTGAGGTACAATATTAATCCTTCTGAGAAAGAAGGTCGCTGTTCTTCTAGGAGTATCGTTCACAATAGCATCAGACGTGTAGAGATTCTCCATAACGATCAAGAAGAGTTGTCGTGAAGAACACTTGTTAACTTGGAAGATGGGATCTTAAGGTCTCTATAGCCATGAAGATACGATTTTACGTCCACTATGAAATTGCAAGAGTTTCTTGTGCGAGGAAAACGCCGTCGTTATATTGCAGACCAACGTTCAATCTAGCGATATCTGTCACGTGACAAAATTTTGATTAGATACCGTGGGGATGATAAGCAACTTCAAACAGAATACTGTGCTATAACGAGTTATATAAAGAGAAGAGCTGAGAAAAACTTCTCCTGTAATTTCGTCGGCAATGAACTCTCTTTAGGGTTGGGTCTCTTCTCCTATATGTACGCTTCATTCACACGACGGGGTGTCCGTGGAGATCGAGATCGAGGTCGCTACGTGGCCTGGTATTCCGATGCAGATCTGCTCGGACGCTGCTCTAATGCAGAGTCATGCCCGATCATGTGTTCTTGAACGATGAATCCAAAACGATGGAGTCATTAGAACGGACTACCTTCGGTGTCCGTTAGGTTCGTTCTGTTTCTGAACTAGATCGTTGCGTGACAAGATTCTTCAACCGTATCATCATGCACACGTTTCTTGTTATCGATGTGACGATTGGTGAAAGCATTGTTCGTAAACGTGCTTTGTTTCActtattattgttaataacttgattaataatttatctttgCTTTTAAGGGGTTaaggataaatatatatgatttatCTCATagaatgtttcaaatttatatgtaGGACGAAGTAAACTTTGCTAAGTTTAACTTATAGTGATTTCTACATATGAAGATACATGTTATGGATGTAGAGAAAGTTTAGATTTAATTTCAGAAATGGTCATTAGAATGCATATATTAATACATCACCCGGTATGTTAATGAATGACGCAGATCCATTTCTTCGTCGTCCTCTGTAACTTATTGGGAGACTAAATTGTAAACTGTTCCATGAATGTTTGCGGATGTAGGAAACGACTTTGAGGGTGGATTTCGAAAAGCTTTTCCCTTGTTGGTAGGAAGCCAGAGCACCAGCTGAATTTTGGCACCGTGCCACTTCCTCTGAATGTGTGTTATTGTTGTACCAGGTTTCACGACGCAGCTTTTGATTAATATACCCAGTGCACCAAGATAAGTGGTCttcgaaataacgttataattaatAGTTTCTTACGATGATAGAAGATTTGTCTCGTTTTCTTAACAAAATGCATGTTTGCCTGCTTGCTTCGTCGTAAAATAAGACGGCGAGCTAGGTAATTTAATGCAAAGAGTCGTTTTAATAAtctatagaatatttaatttcattctcaGAGACCTTTCATAATAAGGGCGGAAAGCTTTAATAATGAACCATGTTTTATAATTGCTCgatcataaattattatagtgTCACTTCATACGAGGTTgttgaatcttttattttaaaaaaatcgaCCAAACAAATTAATCTTGAAATTAACTTTGAAATTAACTTAAAAAAAGTGTacgaatttttacaaattcttGATACACCCAGTATATGGTGCATTTGTAAGCATGGGCTCGCGTTTTACTTTTGGAGTATATTGTTGGAGTATATTCTTTGTATCAAAGTAGAAAAGAGTATTCTCCAGAAAAGCGGCAGGctgagagagggagagagagagagagagagagagagagagagagagagagagagagagagagagagagagagagagagagagagagagagagagagttgtCGGTTAGAAATTTCGGAACAAGGGAAGCATAGGCGCGTAAAGTGGAGTAGCTGTACGTTCACCGACAGAGAAAAGGATAAATTGCGCCACGATGACTGTTACCTCCGTGCTGTATCGTGCGCGCACGATATACGACTAACTGCGGTGACCCGCATGCTTGAATCATCGGTTTATTTTCAACCGGCTGATATACATGTTGGCTACTATTGTTTGGAAACTAAACGGTGCACTATTCTATAGTTTTTTGGAATGTTACGTCAACGATCGATGATTGGATTATctggaaaataatttgaaaaaatatacatatgctACTAAAAACTATGTACATATTGATATGATAAGTATTATGAGATaagcaaattataaaattgtttttataattcatGATCACGTGGTAAGATTAGAGTATTTGCTTACTTTTAAATACAAtccttatatttttctatttctgagATATAATATTTGCTTTTAAAGTAAGTCTGATGAATTATAGCTTAAGAACGTTCAAAGTTATTTCATTATGCTTTCAAAGTtactataaatttttagaatGGATAATTCACATTTCAATTGATCTCAAGTTATCGCTGATAAGGTTTCTTCTTCAATTCGCttgtttatttagaaaattgaaattttttgttctaatgaaaatgtaattgGTGTTACAGCATTTCTGTTCATGGTCGTGAACTTCATATTGACTACTGCGTCTCTTGCAATGGTGCATGAACGAGTCCCTGATCGAAATACATACGGGCCGCTCCCGGATGTAGTGTTGGACAATGTCGCCGCTCAGGATTGGGCCCTTAACGTGTCGGAAGTTTTAATTATGATAATGTCCAACTCAGCGAtggtttttattatttttcataaacataGGTACGTATTGTACACGAACATCAATGAAATCGATACGTGTAAATTAAAGTTTTTGCTCGACAGGCTTGGGTCAGAAATAGGACACAAGTAattttagtattaatttaCTGCAACAGTTTTTAAATGGTTATCCTTTTAGCTTTATCTCAAATTTCGAAGATCTATTTCactttcttaatttcattttatcttaAATTAAGCTAAAAAGATACCattaaattttcgaattttttgatGTTATTGTaggcgatatttaaaattatttttattttacaaaattttatgttGATTCTTCTAGGTTTATCGTTGTTAGGCGAATATTTCTCTTGATGGGACTGTTGTACATGATGAGGAGTATCACAATGTACGTGACCGTACTGCCTGTCGCGAGCAAAACGTATTTCTGCAGTCCTAAAGCAAACAATACGAGTCCGCTCCTCGTTATAAAAAGGGTTTTGCAGCTCATTTCTGGCTTCGGCTTGTCTATAAATGGCAAGCACACTTACTGCGGGGACTACATTTACAGCGGTCATACAGTCGTGCTTGTACTTAGTTACCTGATTATAAAGGAGTGTAAGTATTTTCTCTACGTTATGGAGACATTTATGTTTTGTTAAAATGTGCTAGGTATTTAtctagaaaaagaagaagtatGAAGAAGTATTATCTAGAATCTAGaagaatgtttaaaaatgCAGATTCTCCAAGAAGGTGTCAACCAATTCATTGGCTTGCGGGCATTACTGTTTTTGTTGGGGTAATTATGGTCTTGGTGGCTCACGGACATTATACCGTGGACGTCCTCATAGCATACTACGTAACTACACGCTTATGGTATATCTATCATACGTTAGCTAATAATTCGCATCTTAAGGTAAGTTTTATTGTTTTGTTAAATTCTCTTTACTTTTatgttagaaaaaaaaaagtaaagagaAGAAAGCGACAAAGATAATGTATTCTGAAAACTGAAGAACATATTGAAATGTATTTACAGCAATATGAACCAAACAACTTTTTGGCCCGACTCTGGTGGTTccctatttttaaatatttcgagaaAAACGTGGGCGGCACGGTGCCACGACAATACGACTGGCCTTTACCCTGGCCTCGACGATTCCTTGCCAAGCACCCTAATCGGGACAGTTAATGTCTGTCTTTGATATCGCGATAGAGGCTGTCAAACAACGGAGTTACTTTGttgtaatttgtatatatataaacatatatgtatacgtatctAGGCTTACAAAAATGTGAAGATAAAGCTTTACTAGAGAGTGGTGCGAGAGATGTGTGTGCAAGTTCTTGTCATTGTAGATGAGTATATTTGCTCTTTTGAGACTTGACGAAAACTTGCGGTGTTCACTTCcttaaagaaaaagcaaaactGACAGcaacaaagaaacaaaaaactGTAAAACATGAACGATAGTGAAAACAGATGCTTGTACCGTCATGTTCGTTATCGTCCAATCGCGAaacctattttttttttcttgatttTGATACGACTTATACATACATTGTAAGAGGCTAGATAAACGATAGATCGAGATATTTAGTCTCATGATGAATTCACGTAGAGGGAGGTATTCGAGAGTTACCAACAAATTAgtgtgtaaaataaaatgctaGATATCTCTATTTTCAGATACTCCGAATGTGAAATAGTTagatgtaaaaagaaaaaagaaggaaagaagttACGCTACAGTAATCCGATCGAGCGCGGTAAATGCGAAACTGTCTTGTTGAACGTAGCATTAACAAGCAACaggcgattttttttttataaattcctACTCCTTCGAACAACGACTCGCATTGGAAAACTTGACAAAAGGGAAAAAAGCGTCacttcaataaaataataataataataaaaaaaaagaaggcaCAAGAGAAAAACATATGGAAGTTTTGTTTGCCGCGAGACCTTCCTCTGGCTAATTATTCGAAATGCGTTCTAATCTTTCGACTTCAAAAACAACTAACTTTTTTATGCTTACATGCATAGCGGCATGCCTTATTCCGATGAAAGTCAACCGAATAAATCGCAATTTTCGAACTCGTTAATCGGTCAATTGCCGTTCGTTTTCTATATTCTAGTTTTTCATGTTGTAGAACTTTCCCTCGAAATTGGAGCCCCTTTTTAAACGAGCATTTTTATCGTAGAAACAATTAGTAGATGATTGGCatagttttaaaattcaatcaatGATCGTGCAATTTCGTGGGACCAAGTACAGAGAGAACAGttggaaaatataatacttttcgAAGTAGCGGTAgagaatataatttcttttgtgGTGACAATAGAATACGCGCATAACCGGAACAGTATTTAGAATAGTTTTCGAACGTTCTTGCTCTATTTTTAAAGCTATGGTTTCTAGCGTCTTGATCGACGCGTTGACGTCGCAATGTGTTCCCGTTCGAGATCGGTGAAATTTTTTGCCTACGGTCAACATAGTTAGAAGCCAAGCGTTATTCCGTATGTCAATAAAATTTTCGTGATTTCTCGGAATAAGGTCGTCTTTACAGTCTACATACACCAGATGTTGTCACGTATACGTGAAGATGTAGAGATGTCGAATCGTGCAAAGAAAGTTTGTGTTGTCGCTAATGAATctctgaataataataattgtaacaaAATGAAGTCTAACAAAGGTGTTTTCTAATAATTCGTACTTTGTATGATTTCATTCTGTTCTTGATTTTCTGGCATCTCGTAAACTCGcaacaataattctattcgTTAGAGGATACTTCGGCTTTATCGTTGCTTTCCTCCGAGATATAGATAGCACAAAAACGCTTTGAAATCTCTACTGAGCCATGTAGGGGCGTAAACAAAGAACGTTTTAATGAATCTCAATTATCTGTATAAAGGGAGAGAAAATAATTGCACGATGGAAGAGTGATAGGAAATTATTCTTCATCGTGATTGAAAGCGTTAAACTTGTGAAGTCTGTAAATAGTTTAAGTGATATTGCCGGCGATTTGTTGTCTTCTGCACACGCGATTTATTGTTAATGCTCGTGCAAAAATCTCGTTATCCGTTGCCTGAATTGTCAGCGTTCCAGTAACGCACGTTCGAAGTGCGTAACATCTTTCGAAGTGGATGCGAACAACCACACGTATGGCCGATGATCCTGTTTCTCGTTTCATAACTCTTTTTCCGTTTCGATGCGCGCGCGGTCGAACGAATTTGACGGTCGACCgacgagaagaagaagaagaacaaaagagagaaaaaagacatTTTGCGAAAAAAGAATAGTCAGAGTGGAATGAATTGAATAGAATCTATTGGCCCTTATATAATTAAGTCTCTTTCCGTCTGTGATgataaacgaaaaaaaaaaaagaaaagacatgAGTTGTCGTTGTGCTAGTTTTCGATCGTGGAACGAGACACATTCGTGAAACGATTCGCATAACGTGCCCATTGCAGCCATTGATATTTCTCCTTAACCCTCTATGGTCTGCtttattcaaatgaaatttatagaatCTTCTGGTTCTCCAAGTCGTTTTAACGAATCCGGTGCTTTCTAAAATTACGATTGAGAAATTGATAGTAATGATATACAATGGACCGTAGGGGATTAAAACACTCGTATAGATGCGAGTatcgaatatacatatatattttaataagattAAATGTGGTTCGTAGCGATACTCTTAAGTGACGCAATATTCTCGACGATGTTATTAAACTTGAAAAAcagcaagaaaaaagaaaaaaaaaaagacaaaacgaATCGTTCaggcatacatatatatttttggacGTGTGCATAGGTATACACGGGCCATCGAAACGATTTATTACATAGAGACCACGTAGCGTGTAATTGTCAAGAGAAATTTTAAACGCTGATTATCGTACGTGTGAACTATGCCTATTATATCTAAATACGTTTGCAAAATATCTCGTCGTTGTTCTTTTTTGGGCGGACATGCTTGGAAACTAATACATGTACAGATAAATACTGATAATACACGAACGAAACTTGCATAGATACTACGAGTCTCTGATATTATGAGGAGAAAGCGATGTCAGTCCAAGTTAGAGCAGTAGAGTAACCGCGTCACGATCTGCcagaaagatattaataagCGCAATCGAATCAGCCAAACAGAAAAAAGTAAACGATTCATCGAGTGTACCACGTATTTACGCGCGTTATAATGTGCTCCATGATGCACGTGTTCGTAGATGCGTCTATACGTATGCAAATTCGGGTGTGGGGATACATGATGTTACACGCACACATGATAAATGGgtaaatgtaaaaagaaaaagacaaaagatggtatatatgtatatatacgctCCTTGAGTGAATGGAAGGGAGCCAGGATAATTATAGAGAAAGTCTAAATTGTTGTATCAAAGAATGATGGTAGAGAAggagaaaatggaaagaaagaaaaaaaaaagaattaaagaaagaaagaaaaaaaaagaaagaaagaaagagaggaagaaagaagcagATACGAATATGCATGTACGCGTGCGCGAGCGCGAGCGAGCGACATACTGTGTATGTAcgtttatatatgtatatacgtatatatatatatctatatttttactgTGTAGATATTTTTTGGTAACTTGTTACAATAATCCTATTAGATCAGTTAAgcgtatacatattatatatacatatatatatatatatgttgtaaatataaaaaaattatagttgAAGAGGAAGCTTCTGCCCATGAATCGCGATTCGAATATTTCGATCGGGATTAAAACgaatcaaaataataattttgttcatcGATCTAAGAGAAACATTTCTGATAACGATTAAATTATAGGCTTATTCAATGACTCGCGAATTTATTCGtgtttctttctctgtctctctctgtgcctgtatacaaaatatcaatACGAATCCTATTCTATTCGTGATTAATCAACGATTGATGATTATGGCTGACGAGTATGTACAACCTTGGTTTCCGTTGTCGATGATCTATAGGTCGTATGTACataacgaaaaaaaagaatatatatatatataaatattattattatcataagtataattattattatcattattataattattattattaattttattattattactattacgtcttCAAGATTATTCAATTGTGAAGGACAACCGAGGACACTACGTCATTGCATGAATTCATGCAGCGTGTAACAATAAATACGAAAGCAAGTTGATTGATTTTACTTTATActctatattctatatttataatatttattacgtttttTCATATGTtgatgtaataaattttaggtATATACTTTGCAACGATCGCTTTTCTGCATCAATGACCTAtagtaaagaaaaaagaaatgaaaaaataattcattggTATACTCCAATTCGCTATTGATATATTTCGTTCCAATTTATAAATGCAAGCAGATAACTTTGTAGCTTTTTTATAGTATGCGCAAGCTTCGAAGACTagcaaattttatatctggaaatttttgaatttctcacatttttatttgttaaaatattttattacgttaaaatattCCTCTATATTGTGTGTACTGTGCGCCTGTT
The DNA window shown above is from Bombus fervidus isolate BK054 chromosome 8, iyBomFerv1, whole genome shotgun sequence and carries:
- the LOC139990179 gene encoding phosphatidylcholine:ceramide cholinephosphotransferase 2 isoform X5, coding for MRPVQTVILLDMMVLDPKVTSLHSDYGSFDRPLGAGEGHERDVEATVDGSSNGMAQSSDVYQRQPLLPGAPTKGKDKWSGVASGSDYYVDDEDEKIDSLSRHPGIPNGSGNGIVKLDIPAPLREEPRFPKEKWKTFLAFLFMVVNFILTTASLAMVHERVPDRNTYGPLPDVVLDNVAAQDWALNVSEVLIMIMSNSAMVFIIFHKHRFIVVRRIFLLMGLLYMMRSITMYVTVLPVASKTYFCSPKANNTSPLLVIKRVLQLISGFGLSINGKHTYCGDYIYSGHTVVLVLSYLIIKEYSPRRCQPIHWLAGITVFVGVIMVLVAHGHYTVDVLIAYYVTTRLWYIYHTLANNSHLKQYEPNNFLARLWWFPIFKYFEKNVGGTVPRQYDWPLPWPRRFLAKHPNRDS
- the LOC139990179 gene encoding phosphatidylcholine:ceramide cholinephosphotransferase 2 isoform X2; amino-acid sequence: MSLTIRNIFDIIQLCNANWKKIFISKYDVFLYHHKMMVLDPKVTSLHSDYGSFDRPLGAGEGHERDVEATVDGSSNGMAQSSDVYQRQPLLPGAPTKGKDKWSGVASGSDYYVDDEDEKIDSLSRHPGIPNGSGNGIVKLDIPAPLREEPRFPKEKWKTFLAFLFMVVNFILTTASLAMVHERVPDRNTYGPLPDVVLDNVAAQDWALNVSEVLIMIMSNSAMVFIIFHKHRFIVVRRIFLLMGLLYMMRSITMYVTVLPVASKTYFCSPKANNTSPLLVIKRVLQLISGFGLSINGKHTYCGDYIYSGHTVVLVLSYLIIKEYSPRRCQPIHWLAGITVFVGVIMVLVAHGHYTVDVLIAYYVTTRLWYIYHTLANNSHLKQYEPNNFLARLWWFPIFKYFEKNVGGTVPRQYDWPLPWPRRFLAKHPNRDS
- the LOC139990179 gene encoding phosphatidylcholine:ceramide cholinephosphotransferase 2 isoform X3; its protein translation is MMKLQLLVIETDYCWRKALLRMVLDPKVTSLHSDYGSFDRPLGAGEGHERDVEATVDGSSNGMAQSSDVYQRQPLLPGAPTKGKDKWSGVASGSDYYVDDEDEKIDSLSRHPGIPNGSGNGIVKLDIPAPLREEPRFPKEKWKTFLAFLFMVVNFILTTASLAMVHERVPDRNTYGPLPDVVLDNVAAQDWALNVSEVLIMIMSNSAMVFIIFHKHRFIVVRRIFLLMGLLYMMRSITMYVTVLPVASKTYFCSPKANNTSPLLVIKRVLQLISGFGLSINGKHTYCGDYIYSGHTVVLVLSYLIIKEYSPRRCQPIHWLAGITVFVGVIMVLVAHGHYTVDVLIAYYVTTRLWYIYHTLANNSHLKQYEPNNFLARLWWFPIFKYFEKNVGGTVPRQYDWPLPWPRRFLAKHPNRDS
- the LOC139990179 gene encoding phosphatidylcholine:ceramide cholinephosphotransferase 2 isoform X7, producing the protein MMVLDPKVTSLHSDYGSFDRPLGAGEGHERDVEATVDGSSNGMAQSSDVYQRQPLLPGAPTKGKDKWSGVASGSDYYVDDEDEKIDSLSRHPGIPNGSGNGIVKLDIPAPLREEPRFPKEKWKTFLAFLFMVVNFILTTASLAMVHERVPDRNTYGPLPDVVLDNVAAQDWALNVSEVLIMIMSNSAMVFIIFHKHRFIVVRRIFLLMGLLYMMRSITMYVTVLPVASKTYFCSPKANNTSPLLVIKRVLQLISGFGLSINGKHTYCGDYIYSGHTVVLVLSYLIIKEYSPRRCQPIHWLAGITVFVGVIMVLVAHGHYTVDVLIAYYVTTRLWYIYHTLANNSHLKQYEPNNFLARLWWFPIFKYFEKNVGGTVPRQYDWPLPWPRRFLAKHPNRDS
- the LOC139990179 gene encoding phosphatidylcholine:ceramide cholinephosphotransferase 2 isoform X4; amino-acid sequence: MHKLRLPVKVELPSALTRMVLDPKVTSLHSDYGSFDRPLGAGEGHERDVEATVDGSSNGMAQSSDVYQRQPLLPGAPTKGKDKWSGVASGSDYYVDDEDEKIDSLSRHPGIPNGSGNGIVKLDIPAPLREEPRFPKEKWKTFLAFLFMVVNFILTTASLAMVHERVPDRNTYGPLPDVVLDNVAAQDWALNVSEVLIMIMSNSAMVFIIFHKHRFIVVRRIFLLMGLLYMMRSITMYVTVLPVASKTYFCSPKANNTSPLLVIKRVLQLISGFGLSINGKHTYCGDYIYSGHTVVLVLSYLIIKEYSPRRCQPIHWLAGITVFVGVIMVLVAHGHYTVDVLIAYYVTTRLWYIYHTLANNSHLKQYEPNNFLARLWWFPIFKYFEKNVGGTVPRQYDWPLPWPRRFLAKHPNRDS
- the LOC139990179 gene encoding phosphatidylcholine:ceramide cholinephosphotransferase 2 isoform X6, with the translated sequence MTVLRMVLDPKVTSLHSDYGSFDRPLGAGEGHERDVEATVDGSSNGMAQSSDVYQRQPLLPGAPTKGKDKWSGVASGSDYYVDDEDEKIDSLSRHPGIPNGSGNGIVKLDIPAPLREEPRFPKEKWKTFLAFLFMVVNFILTTASLAMVHERVPDRNTYGPLPDVVLDNVAAQDWALNVSEVLIMIMSNSAMVFIIFHKHRFIVVRRIFLLMGLLYMMRSITMYVTVLPVASKTYFCSPKANNTSPLLVIKRVLQLISGFGLSINGKHTYCGDYIYSGHTVVLVLSYLIIKEYSPRRCQPIHWLAGITVFVGVIMVLVAHGHYTVDVLIAYYVTTRLWYIYHTLANNSHLKQYEPNNFLARLWWFPIFKYFEKNVGGTVPRQYDWPLPWPRRFLAKHPNRDS
- the LOC139990179 gene encoding phosphatidylcholine:ceramide cholinephosphotransferase 2 isoform X1, translated to MLNRFSLLDWARSNCSTSSPCAAIASKDDEHDDGTTFDGTNQISLFRLMDVHEKAVTGRSRGLLVRRENEAVQLEIYLVKCANDVPFGIVLEVRRMVLDPKVTSLHSDYGSFDRPLGAGEGHERDVEATVDGSSNGMAQSSDVYQRQPLLPGAPTKGKDKWSGVASGSDYYVDDEDEKIDSLSRHPGIPNGSGNGIVKLDIPAPLREEPRFPKEKWKTFLAFLFMVVNFILTTASLAMVHERVPDRNTYGPLPDVVLDNVAAQDWALNVSEVLIMIMSNSAMVFIIFHKHRFIVVRRIFLLMGLLYMMRSITMYVTVLPVASKTYFCSPKANNTSPLLVIKRVLQLISGFGLSINGKHTYCGDYIYSGHTVVLVLSYLIIKEYSPRRCQPIHWLAGITVFVGVIMVLVAHGHYTVDVLIAYYVTTRLWYIYHTLANNSHLKQYEPNNFLARLWWFPIFKYFEKNVGGTVPRQYDWPLPWPRRFLAKHPNRDS
- the LOC139990179 gene encoding phosphatidylcholine:ceramide cholinephosphotransferase 2 isoform X9, which translates into the protein MVLDPKVTSLHSDYGSFDRPLGAGEGHERDVEATVDGSSNGMAQSSDVYQRQPLLPGAPTKGKDKWSGVASGSDYYVDDEDEKIDSLSRHPGIPNGSGNGIVKLDIPAPLREEPRFPKEKWKTFLAFLFMVVNFILTTASLAMVHERVPDRNTYGPLPDVVLDNVAAQDWALNVSEVLIMIMSNSAMVFIIFHKHRFIVVRRIFLLMGLLYMMRSITMYVTVLPVASKTYFCSPKANNTSPLLVIKRVLQLISGFGLSINGKHTYCGDYIYSGHTVVLVLSYLIIKEYSPRRCQPIHWLAGITVFVGVIMVLVAHGHYTVDVLIAYYVTTRLWYIYHTLANNSHLKQYEPNNFLARLWWFPIFKYFEKNVGGTVPRQYDWPLPWPRRFLAKHPNRDS